A DNA window from Niabella yanshanensis contains the following coding sequences:
- a CDS encoding glycosyltransferase family 39 protein yields MQQRSCPGAYYALFLLSFISLVVGVTNVVYFLGGKVLAMLWPLSLVLAMMLMWWISRQQWAPKLNLVRTVTYGLVTILVSLLWGAFYFDLSWDGQWYHQAAVYALAEGWNPVTEPLKTFNEHNDLSIQHFPKLVWYYSAAVTATFGKIEWGKSIQVIVFSTAAVSLWDIFRDLCFSRRRAVIAVILVVMCPVVWSEITTYLVDGMLYLFLLVFSGSALAWIRTRRKVYLWLIVLSAVWAINMKFTGMVFIGVSAFFISIYLLLQKRWLFTRFAALTIGAVMLALLFFGFNPYVTNMAQRGHPLYPIMGTKAYPGVYEQTGKDSNEELETPKNLAGKPGWYSFLYTSFSRPGNAPYNDVKDAELLFPFSLSLKDWKAYEFHETRTAGFGPFYGVMLLLSIAATFLLFTTSTKNIRLPFLLAVGSIIVSLLLSRHFWWPRFLPQLWLLPVIPVLFLLLKARTPGHRLFALGCTVLIIINGLIVLAVHMNWETRSSIQLRRQLNRLAASGQSIEVFYGAFQYSVERKLENFNIRYKPVKKKTLKNTQHDTLVSVVQKYPNAVLYRVIPE; encoded by the coding sequence ATGCAACAACGTAGCTGCCCGGGTGCTTATTATGCGCTATTTCTTCTCTCTTTTATCAGTTTGGTAGTTGGCGTCACCAATGTTGTTTACTTTTTAGGTGGAAAAGTTTTAGCTATGCTATGGCCATTGAGCCTGGTATTAGCAATGATGTTGATGTGGTGGATCAGCAGGCAGCAATGGGCGCCTAAATTGAATTTGGTAAGGACTGTTACTTATGGGTTGGTGACCATACTAGTATCACTGCTTTGGGGCGCATTTTATTTTGATCTTTCCTGGGACGGACAATGGTATCACCAGGCGGCCGTATATGCTTTGGCAGAAGGGTGGAATCCCGTTACAGAGCCACTTAAAACCTTCAATGAACACAATGATTTATCTATTCAGCATTTTCCCAAACTGGTCTGGTATTATAGTGCAGCCGTGACAGCCACTTTCGGAAAAATAGAATGGGGCAAAAGCATACAGGTTATTGTATTCTCTACCGCTGCCGTATCCCTTTGGGATATTTTCCGCGATCTGTGTTTCAGCCGGCGCAGGGCTGTAATAGCGGTCATACTGGTTGTAATGTGCCCTGTTGTATGGAGCGAGATAACTACTTACCTGGTAGACGGAATGTTGTACTTATTTCTGTTGGTCTTTTCAGGGAGTGCATTGGCATGGATCAGAACCCGCAGGAAAGTTTATTTATGGCTGATCGTTTTATCGGCAGTTTGGGCGATTAATATGAAGTTCACGGGAATGGTTTTTATAGGCGTCAGTGCTTTCTTTATTTCTATTTACCTGCTGCTACAGAAGCGATGGCTTTTTACCCGTTTTGCCGCCCTAACCATAGGGGCAGTAATGTTGGCCCTGCTTTTTTTTGGCTTCAATCCTTATGTTACCAATATGGCACAGCGAGGCCATCCTTTGTATCCTATAATGGGAACGAAGGCTTATCCAGGTGTATACGAGCAAACGGGAAAGGATAGTAATGAAGAGCTGGAAACACCAAAGAATCTTGCAGGCAAGCCAGGATGGTATTCTTTTTTGTACACCAGTTTCAGCCGCCCTGGTAACGCGCCTTATAATGATGTAAAAGATGCCGAATTACTTTTCCCGTTTTCTTTGTCGTTGAAAGACTGGAAGGCATACGAGTTTCACGAAACCAGGACCGCAGGTTTCGGCCCTTTTTATGGTGTAATGCTGCTCCTTTCCATAGCGGCTACATTTTTATTATTTACCACATCGACCAAAAACATTCGCCTGCCTTTCTTATTAGCTGTTGGGTCTATAATAGTTAGCTTGCTGCTGAGCAGGCATTTCTGGTGGCCGCGATTTTTACCTCAGCTTTGGTTGCTGCCTGTTATTCCCGTATTATTTTTATTGTTAAAGGCCCGAACCCCGGGGCACCGGCTTTTTGCCCTGGGCTGCACGGTTCTTATAATCATCAACGGGTTGATAGTACTTGCAGTACACATGAATTGGGAAACCAGGTCGTCGATTCAATTAAGACGGCAATTAAACCGGCTGGCCGCCTCCGGGCAATCAATAGAAGTGTTTTATGGAGCCTTTCAGTATTCGGTAGAACGAAAGCTGGAGAATTTTAATATTCGCTATAAACCTGTAAAAAAGAAAACGCTAAAGAACACACAGCATGATACATTGGTGAGCGTAGTGCAAAAATATCCCAATGCTGTTTTGTATAGGGTAATACCGGAATAA
- the mfd gene encoding transcription-repair coupling factor has translation MSTDVLQNFYVDDTRCLQIAEGFSVSRPSETALTGLFGSSAPFVFAAAAGHAPEFNHVIVLNESEDAAYFHNTLENITGALDIFYFPSSFKTRKNYRQLNASHVMLRTEALTKLASGANAQPVRKKILVTYPEALFEKVVISKTLSENIIHIKAADTIDIGQLLLKLDQYGFVRSDFVYEPGQYALRGGIFDIYSFGNEKPYRFELFGNEVDSIRIIDPETQLSERKLLSVSIIPNVDTQFGSEERVSLFDFLPANTAIWLQDQELCVERLKDHEEELQYFLEMYPAGQLAANSDDEKLLKRDITPDDFITANSLADSLTERSVLHFGGNSYASKREFEFNTKSQPAFNRQFDLLIKDLKDKERKQYNVYIFSENPKQLQRLQTIFDDLKAELVFNPVSVSIHQGFIDDDLKVVCYTDHEIFQRYHKYRVKQAYNKSKAITLRTLRELQPGDYVTHIDHGVGVYSGLQKMDVNGKLQEAVRLIYKDKDVLYVNINSLHKIAKYTGKDGSVPKVNKLGSDVWNRLKEKTKAKVKEIAFDLIKLYAKRKAQQGFAHTPDNYLQNELEASFIYEDTPDQSKATADVKKDMESASPMDRLVCGDVGFGKTEIAIRAAFKTCVDGKQAAVLVPTTILAFQHYKTFSERLKDFPVTVDFINRFKSAKEKKETLEKLKAGKIDILIGTHGIIGKEVKFKDLGVLIVDEEQKFGVAHKEKIKTIRTTVDCLTLTATPIPRTLQFSLMGARDLSIINTPPPNRQPIQTEVQVYNEDFVRDAVYFETERGGQVFFIHNRVAGLAEMAALIQGLCPDLSVGYAHGQMEGHQLEEKILDFIDRKYDVLVCTNIVESGVDIPNVNTIIVNNAHHFGLSDLHQLRGRVGRSNKKAFCYLLAPPMSTLPSDSRKRLQTLEQHSELGSGFQIAMRDLDIRGAGNLLGGEQSGFMAEIGFEMYQKILDESIRELKRTEFKDLFKEEISKQDDFVHDCTIDTDLEILIPDEYVENITERLSLYQRLDNCENDQELEEMHNELADRFGAVPPQVDDLFETVKCRKLAIELGFEKMSLKSETLRCHFINRPDSPYFESDIFRKIIEYLQIKTNKARLKQTGKLFLLIADPIPSMKELHEFLKDMHSFVVTSS, from the coding sequence ATGAGCACGGATGTGTTGCAGAATTTTTACGTTGATGATACCCGCTGTTTACAAATAGCGGAGGGGTTTTCTGTGTCCCGGCCTTCCGAAACAGCACTTACAGGACTTTTTGGTAGTTCTGCTCCCTTTGTATTTGCGGCCGCTGCCGGACATGCTCCGGAATTTAACCATGTGATTGTTTTAAATGAATCGGAGGACGCTGCTTATTTTCATAATACGCTGGAAAACATAACGGGAGCGCTGGACATTTTTTATTTTCCTTCTTCCTTTAAAACAAGGAAGAATTACCGGCAGCTGAATGCCTCGCATGTGATGCTGAGAACCGAGGCACTAACCAAACTGGCTTCCGGCGCCAATGCACAGCCCGTAAGGAAGAAGATCCTGGTGACTTACCCCGAGGCGTTATTTGAAAAGGTTGTAATCTCCAAAACATTATCGGAGAATATCATTCATATAAAAGCTGCTGATACCATTGATATTGGTCAGTTATTATTAAAGCTGGATCAATACGGTTTTGTACGTAGCGATTTTGTATACGAACCCGGACAATACGCTTTGCGTGGAGGTATTTTCGATATTTACTCTTTTGGTAACGAAAAACCTTATCGTTTCGAGTTGTTTGGTAACGAAGTGGATTCAATCCGTATAATAGATCCCGAAACCCAGTTAAGTGAGCGTAAGCTCTTATCTGTATCGATTATCCCTAACGTTGATACCCAGTTTGGTTCAGAAGAGAGAGTGTCTCTTTTCGATTTCCTGCCCGCCAATACGGCGATTTGGCTACAGGATCAGGAATTGTGTGTAGAACGGTTAAAGGATCATGAAGAGGAATTACAATACTTTTTAGAGATGTATCCTGCAGGGCAGTTAGCAGCCAACAGCGATGATGAAAAGCTTCTGAAAAGAGATATCACTCCCGATGATTTTATAACAGCTAACAGCCTGGCAGACTCACTCACAGAACGGTCCGTTTTGCATTTCGGTGGCAATAGCTATGCATCTAAACGGGAATTTGAATTTAATACAAAATCGCAACCTGCTTTTAACAGGCAGTTCGACCTGTTGATCAAGGACCTGAAGGACAAAGAAAGAAAGCAGTATAATGTTTATATTTTTTCGGAGAACCCCAAGCAGCTGCAAAGGCTGCAAACCATTTTTGATGACCTGAAAGCTGAGCTGGTTTTTAACCCGGTATCGGTTTCTATTCACCAGGGGTTTATTGATGATGATCTGAAAGTAGTTTGCTATACCGATCACGAAATCTTCCAACGTTATCATAAATACAGGGTTAAACAGGCTTATAATAAGAGTAAAGCCATTACCTTACGAACGCTACGTGAGTTGCAGCCTGGTGATTATGTAACGCATATCGATCATGGGGTGGGCGTATATAGTGGCTTGCAAAAGATGGACGTCAATGGTAAGCTGCAGGAGGCAGTGCGGTTGATTTACAAGGATAAGGATGTCTTGTATGTTAACATCAACTCTCTTCATAAAATAGCCAAGTATACAGGCAAAGATGGTAGCGTGCCCAAGGTGAATAAACTGGGCAGTGATGTATGGAACCGTTTGAAGGAAAAGACCAAGGCCAAGGTTAAGGAAATAGCATTCGACCTGATTAAGCTATACGCTAAACGCAAGGCCCAGCAAGGCTTTGCGCATACGCCTGATAATTATTTGCAGAACGAGCTGGAAGCGTCGTTTATATATGAAGATACTCCCGATCAAAGTAAGGCAACGGCTGATGTGAAGAAAGATATGGAGTCTGCTTCGCCTATGGATCGACTGGTTTGTGGAGATGTGGGTTTTGGTAAAACGGAAATAGCCATCCGTGCTGCCTTTAAAACCTGTGTAGATGGTAAACAGGCAGCAGTACTGGTGCCTACTACTATCCTTGCCTTTCAGCATTATAAAACTTTTAGCGAGCGTTTAAAAGACTTCCCGGTAACGGTAGACTTTATCAACCGCTTTAAAAGTGCGAAAGAGAAAAAAGAAACGCTTGAGAAATTAAAGGCGGGTAAAATTGATATACTTATTGGTACCCATGGTATTATAGGGAAAGAAGTAAAGTTTAAAGACCTCGGAGTACTGATCGTGGATGAAGAGCAGAAGTTTGGTGTAGCGCATAAAGAAAAGATCAAGACCATCCGTACCACGGTTGATTGTTTAACATTGACAGCAACTCCCATACCTCGTACGCTGCAATTTTCGCTGATGGGTGCAAGGGATCTGAGCATTATCAATACACCTCCGCCCAATCGCCAGCCGATACAAACCGAAGTACAGGTATATAACGAAGATTTTGTACGGGACGCCGTGTATTTTGAAACAGAGCGTGGCGGGCAGGTATTTTTCATACATAACCGTGTAGCGGGATTAGCAGAGATGGCGGCTCTTATCCAGGGGTTGTGTCCGGATCTTTCAGTAGGATATGCACATGGACAGATGGAAGGCCATCAGCTGGAAGAAAAGATACTGGACTTTATTGATCGTAAATATGATGTATTGGTGTGTACCAATATCGTGGAAAGCGGTGTAGATATACCCAACGTCAATACAATCATTGTTAATAATGCGCATCATTTTGGCTTAAGCGATCTGCATCAGTTACGCGGGCGGGTAGGTCGTAGCAATAAAAAAGCATTTTGCTATCTGCTGGCCCCGCCTATGAGTACTCTGCCAAGCGACTCACGTAAACGCCTGCAAACACTGGAGCAGCATAGTGAACTGGGTAGCGGATTCCAGATAGCGATGCGTGACCTGGATATACGTGGCGCCGGGAACCTATTGGGTGGGGAGCAAAGTGGTTTTATGGCCGAGATCGGTTTTGAAATGTACCAGAAGATTCTTGATGAATCGATCCGCGAATTAAAGCGTACAGAGTTTAAAGACCTGTTTAAGGAAGAGATCAGCAAGCAGGATGATTTTGTACATGACTGTACCATTGATACTGATCTTGAGATTCTGATACCAGATGAATATGTAGAGAATATTACCGAACGCCTTTCGTTATACCAGCGCCTGGATAATTGTGAAAATGACCAGGAGCTGGAGGAAATGCATAATGAGCTGGCAGATCGATTCGGAGCAGTACCTCCGCAGGTAGATGATTTGTTTGAAACGGTAAAATGCCGCAAATTGGCAATAGAATTGGGCTTTGAGAAAATGAGCCTGAAAAGTGAAACGCTTCGTTGTCATTTTATTAACCGTCCCGACTCTCCTTATTTTGAATCTGACATCTTCCGGAAAATTATTGAGTACCTCCAGATAAAAACCAACAAAGCCAGGCTCAAACAAACCGGCAAGTTATTCTTATTGATAGCTGATCCTATTCCCTCCATGAAAGAGCTGCATGAGTTTTTAAAAGATATGCATTCTTTTGTTGTTACCTCTTCCTAA
- a CDS encoding oxidoreductase, whose translation MEKVWFITGSSRGLGRSITEAVLKSGDKVVATARNKQDLLVLADQYPNQALTLSLDVTDKAQIRSSVNKAIAHFGRIDVLVNNAGFGITGATEAFTDEQVSSQLDVNLVAPIQITRVVLPYMRQQRSGRVLQISSIGGRVGNAGLSLYQAAKFGLAGFSESLSKEVAHLGIQVTSVEPGGFRTDWAGASMSFAPHVEGYEATVDASRDFLSSGKFVPLGDPAKAAKVIIDLANHPSPPVHLVLGSEAAAILQKADALRKAEMEQWLPVSLSTDHDDSAKFYETAAGKDYLALKGIEV comes from the coding sequence ATGGAAAAAGTATGGTTTATTACAGGAAGCTCCAGGGGACTGGGCAGGAGTATAACGGAAGCTGTTTTAAAAAGTGGCGATAAAGTAGTAGCCACTGCGAGAAACAAACAGGATCTGCTGGTATTAGCGGATCAATATCCCAATCAGGCATTGACCTTATCTTTAGATGTAACCGATAAAGCGCAGATACGATCGTCTGTAAACAAAGCGATAGCGCACTTTGGTAGAATTGATGTATTGGTAAATAATGCCGGGTTTGGGATTACCGGTGCAACGGAGGCATTCACAGACGAGCAGGTGAGCAGTCAGCTGGATGTAAACCTGGTAGCGCCTATTCAAATTACGCGTGTTGTATTACCCTATATGAGGCAACAACGGTCGGGACGGGTATTGCAAATAAGCTCAATTGGTGGCAGGGTAGGTAACGCCGGATTGAGCCTGTACCAGGCGGCTAAATTCGGACTTGCCGGCTTTTCGGAGTCGTTAAGTAAAGAAGTAGCTCACCTGGGTATACAGGTAACATCGGTGGAGCCGGGTGGCTTTAGAACAGATTGGGCAGGCGCATCCATGTCATTTGCCCCGCATGTAGAAGGCTATGAGGCAACAGTGGATGCTTCCAGGGATTTCTTAAGCTCAGGTAAATTTGTTCCCTTAGGCGATCCTGCAAAGGCAGCGAAAGTCATTATTGACCTCGCAAATCATCCAAGTCCACCTGTGCACCTGGTGTTAGGTAGTGAGGCCGCAGCCATTTTGCAAAAAGCAGATGCATTAAGGAAAGCCGAAATGGAGCAGTGGTTGCCGGTTTCTTTGTCGACGGATCATGATGATTCGGCAAAGTTTTATGAAACTGCAGCCGGGAAGGATTACCTGGCGCTTAAAGGTATTGAGGTTTAA
- a CDS encoding helix-turn-helix domain-containing protein yields the protein MKEEDHQVRPGIFYSCYHQISRDGEHFVPEHTLSFVTAGSLILNDGAREYPSQQGRLRFIRRNQLLKFIKHPPANASFQSISIYLSQDVLKEFSLVYGIQAGSKMPQPGIIDLGKNKSTDTYMNSVIQYQEAGYLDNPSLVKVKIHEAILLLLQLHPELKELLFEFTDPHKINLEAFMNRSYQFNVKLERFAYLTGRSLATFKRDFGKIFNTPPRQWLQKRRLQRAHYLIAEEGKTASDIYLDLGFEDLAHFSHAFKKEYGYSPKKAAGN from the coding sequence ATGAAAGAAGAAGATCATCAGGTACGCCCCGGCATCTTTTACTCCTGCTATCACCAAATCAGCAGGGATGGCGAACACTTTGTGCCGGAGCATACTTTGAGTTTTGTTACAGCGGGCTCGTTAATACTGAATGATGGCGCCAGGGAGTATCCATCGCAACAGGGGCGTTTGAGATTTATAAGAAGGAACCAGTTGCTGAAATTTATTAAGCACCCACCGGCCAATGCCAGTTTTCAATCAATTAGTATCTATCTCAGCCAGGATGTGTTAAAAGAATTTAGCCTGGTATATGGTATACAGGCCGGCAGCAAAATGCCGCAACCAGGTATTATCGACCTGGGGAAAAATAAATCAACGGATACTTATATGAATTCGGTGATTCAATACCAGGAAGCAGGTTACCTGGACAACCCCTCCCTGGTAAAAGTGAAAATTCATGAAGCCATTTTGCTGCTGCTGCAATTACATCCTGAGTTAAAGGAATTGTTGTTTGAATTTACCGATCCGCATAAAATAAACCTCGAAGCATTTATGAACCGTAGTTACCAGTTTAACGTGAAGCTGGAGCGATTTGCTTATTTAACCGGCAGGAGCCTGGCCACATTTAAGAGAGATTTTGGAAAAATTTTTAATACACCGCCAAGGCAATGGTTGCAAAAAAGGCGGCTGCAACGCGCACACTATCTGATTGCTGAAGAGGGTAAAACAGCTTCTGATATATACCTGGATCTGGGTTTTGAAGACCTTGCACATTTTTCGCATGCTTTTAAGAAAGAGTATGGATATTCCCCCAAAAAGGCGGCAGGTAATTAG
- a CDS encoding Gfo/Idh/MocA family protein, which produces MDNKTTRRKFVQQTSLVTGGLMAAPFLSNANFFSGSAGTIKVALIGCGGRGTGAAIQALSTKQNVQLVAMADAFKDRLDSCYKSITGNLAESGIDKSRVDVPEERKFVGFDAYEKAIPLADVVILTSTPGFRPIHFEAAVKQNKHVFMEKPVATDPAGIKKVLDIAEIAKQKKLNVVVGLQRRYQNSYRELYKRKDLIGDITSAQAWWNNDGVWVKERQPGQTEMEYQMRNWYYFNWLCGDHIVEQHVHNIDVINWFKGGYPVKAQGLGGRQVRTDKKYGEIYDHHFVEFHYADGSIMNSQCRHIPRTMSKVDELIIGTKGKIYGDAAVIKDNKGNTLFAFDKKGENNPYQAEHDELFAAIAKGEYKFADAEHGAKSTLTGIIGRMATYSGQVIDFEKALNSGISLMPQEYSFSATPPIVPDADGNYPIATPGKTKYF; this is translated from the coding sequence ATGGACAATAAAACAACGCGCAGAAAATTTGTACAGCAAACATCCCTCGTTACCGGAGGATTGATGGCTGCACCATTTTTAAGTAATGCCAATTTCTTTTCAGGTTCCGCCGGCACCATAAAAGTGGCGCTTATCGGTTGCGGCGGGCGTGGCACCGGTGCGGCGATACAGGCTTTAAGCACTAAGCAAAATGTACAGCTGGTAGCGATGGCCGATGCCTTCAAAGACCGCCTTGACAGCTGCTATAAATCAATTACCGGTAACCTTGCCGAATCGGGTATCGATAAAAGCCGGGTGGATGTTCCGGAAGAAAGAAAATTTGTTGGTTTTGATGCGTACGAAAAAGCGATTCCTTTGGCTGATGTAGTGATTCTCACCAGTACTCCGGGATTTCGACCTATTCATTTTGAGGCGGCCGTAAAGCAGAATAAACATGTTTTCATGGAAAAGCCGGTGGCTACCGATCCTGCGGGAATTAAAAAAGTGTTGGATATTGCGGAGATCGCTAAGCAAAAAAAGCTGAATGTGGTAGTAGGCCTGCAAAGAAGATATCAAAACTCCTACCGTGAATTGTATAAGAGGAAAGATCTTATTGGGGATATCACTTCTGCACAGGCCTGGTGGAACAATGATGGCGTGTGGGTGAAAGAAAGGCAGCCTGGCCAAACCGAAATGGAATACCAGATGCGTAACTGGTATTATTTTAACTGGTTGTGCGGCGACCACATCGTAGAGCAGCATGTACACAATATTGATGTGATAAACTGGTTTAAAGGGGGATACCCGGTAAAAGCCCAGGGTCTAGGAGGCCGCCAGGTACGCACCGATAAAAAGTATGGGGAGATCTATGACCACCACTTTGTAGAATTTCATTATGCTGATGGCAGCATTATGAACAGCCAGTGCCGCCACATACCCAGAACTATGAGTAAAGTGGATGAACTGATCATTGGCACTAAAGGAAAAATTTATGGAGATGCCGCTGTTATTAAAGATAATAAGGGCAACACCCTGTTTGCATTTGATAAAAAAGGCGAAAACAACCCCTACCAGGCCGAGCATGACGAACTGTTTGCAGCTATTGCTAAAGGCGAATATAAATTTGCCGATGCAGAGCATGGAGCTAAAAGTACGTTGACGGGCATTATCGGCCGTATGGCTACTTACAGCGGGCAGGTGATCGATTTTGAAAAAGCATTGAACAGCGGCATTAGTTTAATGCCCCAGGAGTACAGCTTTAGCGCTACACCACCTATTGTACCTGATGCCGATGGCAATTACCCTATAGCCACGCCAGGCAAGACAAAATACTTCTAG
- a CDS encoding formylglycine-generating enzyme family protein, with protein MQKIVLIAVCTAVAASLNAQNPSFEKYKQAIPGSPVKFEMIPIKAGSFKMGSNASKQADEQPEHDVTLSAFWMGAKEVTHDEFALYLNDETYAENSDVDAITRPSRPYIEMTLGMGKEGGFPANSMKQHGAIMYCKWLYEKTGIFYRLPTEAEWEYACRAGSTTIYPFGNDSSQLKDYAWYAANSGDRYQKTGLKKPNAWGLYDMLGNVQEWVLDQYSADAYAKSGKNATDPVHTPTSKHPLVVRGGDYNDPASSLTSANREPSDLVWNRRDPQIPKSKWWNADAPFVGFRLVRPVKQPTKEEAEKFFETYLSL; from the coding sequence ATGCAGAAAATTGTATTGATTGCTGTTTGCACTGCCGTAGCAGCTTCCCTTAATGCTCAAAATCCATCGTTCGAAAAATATAAACAAGCTATTCCCGGTAGCCCGGTGAAATTTGAAATGATACCCATTAAAGCCGGTAGTTTCAAAATGGGTAGTAACGCCTCTAAGCAGGCCGATGAACAACCGGAACACGATGTAACCCTGAGCGCTTTCTGGATGGGCGCTAAGGAAGTTACCCATGACGAATTTGCACTTTATCTTAACGATGAAACTTACGCAGAAAATAGCGATGTAGATGCTATCACGCGACCATCACGCCCGTATATTGAAATGACATTGGGCATGGGAAAAGAAGGTGGTTTTCCTGCTAACAGTATGAAGCAGCATGGCGCTATCATGTATTGTAAATGGCTGTACGAAAAAACAGGCATTTTTTACCGGCTGCCAACGGAAGCAGAATGGGAATATGCCTGCCGTGCCGGCTCTACGACCATTTACCCTTTTGGTAACGATAGCAGTCAGCTAAAAGACTATGCCTGGTATGCGGCTAATAGCGGCGACCGGTATCAAAAAACCGGACTGAAAAAACCTAATGCATGGGGACTCTACGATATGCTGGGCAATGTGCAGGAATGGGTGCTGGATCAGTATAGTGCAGATGCCTATGCTAAATCGGGGAAAAATGCAACAGATCCGGTTCATACGCCTACCAGTAAGCATCCTTTGGTAGTACGAGGGGGTGATTATAACGACCCCGCCAGTTCTCTTACGAGCGCTAACCGTGAGCCATCTGACCTGGTATGGAACCGTCGCGACCCGCAGATACCTAAAAGTAAGTGGTGGAATGCCGACGCACCTTTTGTGGGATTCAGACTGGTACGGCCTGTGAAGCAGCCAACGAAGGAAGAAGCTGAAAAATTCTTTGAGACTTATTTGAGTTTATGA
- a CDS encoding hydroxypyruvate isomerase family protein — protein sequence MQRRSFLKNTLLTTGSFAAATAAFSQTTTNISKGQPFHLDYAPHDGMFAASGGRDFIDQIKYMHDLGFRSIEDNGMTGRPTEQQTKIGETLAKLGMRMGVFVVPKGGNGANTLAAKKKEHVDIFLDGCRKSVEVAKRCNAKWVTVVPGDFEKNLPLSIQTANVIEALRRGAEIFEPHGIVMVLEPLSDTPDLFLRYSTQTYEICKAVDSPSCKILYDAYHLQKNEGNLIKNLELCWDEIPYIQVGDNPGRKEPTTGEVNYKNVFKFLYEKGYRGVVGMEHGMSKSGKEGEDRLVQAYREVDSFV from the coding sequence ATGCAAAGAAGGTCCTTTCTAAAAAACACACTACTTACCACAGGTTCTTTTGCAGCAGCTACGGCTGCCTTTAGCCAGACTACAACCAATATTTCAAAAGGGCAACCCTTTCATTTGGATTACGCACCTCATGACGGAATGTTTGCTGCCAGCGGAGGAAGAGATTTTATTGACCAGATCAAATATATGCACGACCTGGGTTTCAGGTCTATTGAGGATAATGGAATGACGGGGCGACCGACCGAGCAACAAACAAAAATTGGCGAAACACTGGCTAAGCTGGGTATGCGTATGGGGGTCTTCGTGGTACCGAAGGGAGGCAATGGTGCTAATACCCTGGCAGCTAAAAAGAAGGAGCATGTAGATATTTTCCTGGATGGTTGCCGTAAATCGGTCGAAGTGGCCAAACGCTGTAATGCCAAATGGGTGACGGTGGTGCCCGGCGATTTTGAAAAAAATCTACCATTGTCTATACAAACTGCCAATGTGATTGAAGCTTTACGCCGCGGCGCCGAAATATTTGAGCCGCATGGTATTGTGATGGTGTTGGAGCCTTTGAGCGATACACCGGATCTTTTTCTGAGATATTCTACCCAAACCTATGAAATATGCAAGGCTGTAGATAGTCCCAGTTGTAAAATATTATACGATGCGTACCACCTGCAAAAAAATGAAGGCAACCTGATTAAAAACCTGGAGCTCTGCTGGGATGAAATTCCTTACATACAGGTGGGGGATAATCCGGGGCGTAAAGAGCCTACCACCGGTGAGGTTAACTATAAAAATGTATTTAAGTTCCTGTACGAAAAAGGCTACAGGGGTGTGGTAGGGATGGAGCACGGGATGTCTAAATCCGGCAAAGAGGGAGAAGACAGATTGGTGCAGGCCTACAGGGAAGTGGATAGTTTTGTATAG